Genomic window (Roseivirga sp. 4D4):
CAAACATGCTGAAGGAATTAGTACTGCTCGGTAATAAGAACAGGGTTCGATATAACAAAAAGCAATTCGATAAGTCTCGAAACTTATTGAGCTATTTGGTTAAAGCCCGAATTGCCCGTGACATCTTTGACGATGATGCCTTCTACAAGATTTACAATGAAACTAACGAGATCTATAGACAGGCTATAGAGCTCTTCAGAAACCCAGAGTTACTGCAAAACCAATCGAACGGAGTGTTACTACAGACCAGGTAGGAGCTTGTCAAGCATAAGAAAACTAAAAATCTACCGTTCTTGTCGAAAGGTCATTAGAATGAAAAATTATTGCATAGCAGTTATACTGCTTATAGCGCAGAACGCTTTTGCTCAAGTCAACGAGCAGGAAAAAATCGACAAGGATGTTTGGCTGAACTTTATGCAAGCCTATCAAGACTTGGACGCCACCTTATTCAATCAAATACATACCGATGATGTAATCAGAGTTTCTGCCGATGGAGGCAACATGTATATCGGTCAGGAATACAAAGACAGAAACCTCGATAATTTTAACCGTTGGAATGCTCAAAAAGTAAAGCAAAGGATTGAGTTTAGCTTTTTAAAACGCATCCAAAAAGGAGGTTGGGCCTATGAAATCGGCATCTATAAACTTACTCGATACAATGCCACTGGATCAAAGTCCTACTATGGCAAATTTAACGTAACACTGAAAAAGGCCTCAGATATCTGGAGAATCTATATAGATTCCGACACCAACGAAGGCGACACTATTGGAGAAGGAGATTTCCAAAAAGGTGATGTTTTAAACCACTAATCTACAAGCATTTGGGCTTATAG
Coding sequences:
- a CDS encoding DUF4440 domain-containing protein, producing MKNYCIAVILLIAQNAFAQVNEQEKIDKDVWLNFMQAYQDLDATLFNQIHTDDVIRVSADGGNMYIGQEYKDRNLDNFNRWNAQKVKQRIEFSFLKRIQKGGWAYEIGIYKLTRYNATGSKSYYGKFNVTLKKASDIWRIYIDSDTNEGDTIGEGDFQKGDVLNH